One window from the genome of Oryza glaberrima chromosome 3, OglaRS2, whole genome shotgun sequence encodes:
- the LOC127768947 gene encoding DEAD-box ATP-dependent RNA helicase 10 isoform X1, with protein sequence MAKKKDVEVEELDEEVVAAAAAPAADGGEEQEAELPARRPSTFAELGVVPELVAACDAMGWKEPTRIQAEAIPHALEGRDLIGLGQTGSGKTGAFALPIIQALLKQNKPQALFACVLSPTRELAFQIGQQFEALGSAIGLSCTVLVGGVDRVQQAVSLAKRPHIVVGTPGRLLDHLTDTKGFSLNKLKYLVLDEADKLLNVEFQKALDDILNVIPKERRTFLFSATMTNKVSKLQRACLRNPVKVEVASKYSTVDTLRQEFYFVPADYKDCFLVHVLNELPGSMIMIFVRTCESTRLLALTLRNLRFKAISISGQMSQDKRLGALNRFKTKDCNILICTDVASRGLDIQGVDVVINYDIPMNSKDYVHRVGRTARAGNTGYAVSLVNQYEAMWFKMIEKLLGYEIPDRKVDNAEIMILRERISDSKRIALTTMKEGGGHKKKRRKNEDDEEEEERNAPVSRKSKSFNKSRRR encoded by the exons ATGGCGAAGAAGAAggacgtggaggtggaggagttGGATGAGGAGGtggttgccgctgccgccgcccccgccgcggacGGTGGCGAGGAGCAGGAGGCCGAGCTACCGGCGCGTCGGCCGTCGACGTTCGCGGAGCTGGGCGTCGTCCCGGAGCTGGTGGCGGCGTGCGACGCCATGGGGTGGAAGGAGCCCACCAGGATCCAGGCCGAGGCCATCCCCCACGCCCTCGAAG GGAGGGACCTGATTGGGCTGGGGCAGACGGGCTCCGGCAAGACGGGCGCCTTCGCGCTGCCGATCATCCAGGCGCTGCTCAAGCAGAACAAGCCCCAGGCGTTGTTCGCCTGCGTGCTGTCGCCTACAAG GGAGCTGGCTTTTCAGATTGGACAGCAGTTTGAGGCACTCGGGTCCGCGATCGGTCTGAGTTGCACAGTG CTTGTTGGAGGAGTTGATCGGGTGCAACAAGCAGTATCCCTTGCAAAACGCCCACATATTGTG GTTGGAACTCCTGGACGTCTTTTGGATCATTTGACAGATACGAAAGGTTTTAGCCTTAATAAATTGAAGTACTTG gTTTTGGATGAAGCTGATAAGTTACTTAATGTGGAGTTCCAGAAAGCCCTTGATGATATTCTGAATGTTATCCCTAAAGAACGGAGGACTTTCCTTTTTTCAGCCACAATGACCAATAAG GTTTCTAAACTGCAGCGTGCTTGTCTAAGAAATCCTGTTAAG GTCGAGGTAGCGTCCAAATATTCTACAGTGGACACACTTAGACAGGAGTTTTATTTTGTTCCTGCAGATTACAAG GATTGTTTTCTCGTTCATGTTCTGAATGAGTTGCCAGGGAGCATGATCATGATCTTTGTCCGGACCTGTGAATCAACAAGGCTCCTTGCTCTCACCCTAAGGAATCTTCGTTTTAAAGCTATCTCTATTAGTGGCCAAATGAGTCAG gATAAGAGACTAGGCGCCTTAAACAGGTTCAAAACGAAAGACTGCAATATCCTTATTTGCACCGATGTGGCAAGTCGTGGTCTTGATATTCAAGGAGTTGATGTGGTTATCAATTATGATATTCCAATGAATTCCAAG GATTATGTTCATCGGGTGGGTAGAACAGCACGTGCAGGGAATACAGGATATGCTGTATCTTTGGTGAATCAATACGAGGCCATGTGGTTTAAGATGATAGAGAAGCTCCTTG GATACGAGATTCCTGATCGTAAGGTGGATAACGCAGAAATCATGATACTTCGTGAACGTATCTCTGACTCGAAGAGGATTGCGCTGACG ACGATGAAGGAGGGCGGTGGCCACAAGAAAAAGCGGAGGAAGAAcgaagatgatgaggaagaggaggagcgcaATGCTCCTGTTTCCAGAAAATCGAAGTCCTTCAACAAATCAAGAAGACGGTGA
- the LOC127768947 gene encoding DEAD-box ATP-dependent RNA helicase 10 isoform X2 gives MAKKKDVEVEELDEEVVAAAAAPAADGGEEQEAELPARRPSTFAELGVVPELVAACDAMGWKEPTRIQAEAIPHALEGRDLIGLGQTGSGKTGAFALPIIQALLKQNKPQALFACVLSPTRELAFQIGQQFEALGSAIGLSCTVLVGGVDRVQQAVSLAKRPHIVVGTPGRLLDHLTDTKGFSLNKLKYLVLDEADKLLNVEFQKALDDILNVIPKERRTFLFSATMTNKVSKLQRACLRNPVKVEVASKYSTVDTLRQEFYFVPADYKDCFLVHVLNELPGSMIMIFVRTCESTRLLALTLRNLRFKAISISGQMSQDKRLGALNRFKTKDCNILICTDVASRGLDIQGVDVVINYDIPMNSKDYVHRVGRTARAGNTGYAVSLVNQYEAMWFKMIEKLLGYEIPDRKVDNAEIMILRERISDSKRIALTNGCTPASDDLNVDSSSCSCCDDEGGRWPQEKAEEERR, from the exons ATGGCGAAGAAGAAggacgtggaggtggaggagttGGATGAGGAGGtggttgccgctgccgccgcccccgccgcggacGGTGGCGAGGAGCAGGAGGCCGAGCTACCGGCGCGTCGGCCGTCGACGTTCGCGGAGCTGGGCGTCGTCCCGGAGCTGGTGGCGGCGTGCGACGCCATGGGGTGGAAGGAGCCCACCAGGATCCAGGCCGAGGCCATCCCCCACGCCCTCGAAG GGAGGGACCTGATTGGGCTGGGGCAGACGGGCTCCGGCAAGACGGGCGCCTTCGCGCTGCCGATCATCCAGGCGCTGCTCAAGCAGAACAAGCCCCAGGCGTTGTTCGCCTGCGTGCTGTCGCCTACAAG GGAGCTGGCTTTTCAGATTGGACAGCAGTTTGAGGCACTCGGGTCCGCGATCGGTCTGAGTTGCACAGTG CTTGTTGGAGGAGTTGATCGGGTGCAACAAGCAGTATCCCTTGCAAAACGCCCACATATTGTG GTTGGAACTCCTGGACGTCTTTTGGATCATTTGACAGATACGAAAGGTTTTAGCCTTAATAAATTGAAGTACTTG gTTTTGGATGAAGCTGATAAGTTACTTAATGTGGAGTTCCAGAAAGCCCTTGATGATATTCTGAATGTTATCCCTAAAGAACGGAGGACTTTCCTTTTTTCAGCCACAATGACCAATAAG GTTTCTAAACTGCAGCGTGCTTGTCTAAGAAATCCTGTTAAG GTCGAGGTAGCGTCCAAATATTCTACAGTGGACACACTTAGACAGGAGTTTTATTTTGTTCCTGCAGATTACAAG GATTGTTTTCTCGTTCATGTTCTGAATGAGTTGCCAGGGAGCATGATCATGATCTTTGTCCGGACCTGTGAATCAACAAGGCTCCTTGCTCTCACCCTAAGGAATCTTCGTTTTAAAGCTATCTCTATTAGTGGCCAAATGAGTCAG gATAAGAGACTAGGCGCCTTAAACAGGTTCAAAACGAAAGACTGCAATATCCTTATTTGCACCGATGTGGCAAGTCGTGGTCTTGATATTCAAGGAGTTGATGTGGTTATCAATTATGATATTCCAATGAATTCCAAG GATTATGTTCATCGGGTGGGTAGAACAGCACGTGCAGGGAATACAGGATATGCTGTATCTTTGGTGAATCAATACGAGGCCATGTGGTTTAAGATGATAGAGAAGCTCCTTG GATACGAGATTCCTGATCGTAAGGTGGATAACGCAGAAATCATGATACTTCGTGAACGTATCTCTGACTCGAAGAGGATTGCGCTGACG AACGGATGCACACCTGCTTCCGACGACCTGAATGTAGATAGTTCGTCTTGTTCTTGTTGTG ACGATGAAGGAGGGCGGTGGCCACAAGAAAAAGCGGAGGAAGAAcgaagatga
- the LOC127765740 gene encoding acidic leucine-rich nuclear phosphoprotein 32-related protein 2, producing MADAAAPGEDDAAWERAIAAAVKNAPFSAPKTLTLDGAVKSTTGRLPSPSLLGRYPSLEELSVAGARLSSLAGLPRLPALRRLSLPDNRLSGAASLAAVAESCGATLRHLDLGNNRFADVAELAPLAPHGVESLDLYQCPVTKAKGYRDKVFALIPSLKFLDGMDAEGNDCLDSDDEEDEEEDEGEEGEGEGDEEEEEEGGEEGEGDEDDEEEGDEEEDEEESEEEAEDEEDEAGADEEDESKVANGSKGSSGSAQPNKRKRDSEDDANGDN from the exons atggccgacgccgccgcccccggagAGGACGATGCCGCGTGGGAGCGCGCCATCGCGGCGGCCGTCAAGAACGCCCCCTTCTCCGCCCCCAAGACCCTAACCCTCGACGGCGCCGTCAagtccaccaccggccgcctcccctcgccgtcgcTCCTCGGCCGCTATCCGTCCCTCGAGGAGctctccgtcgccggcgcccgccTCTCCTCGCTCGCGGGCCTCCCGCGCCTCCCGgcgctccgccgcctctccctccccgaCAACCGCCTCTCGGgggccgcctccctcgccgccgtcgccgagtcCTGCGGCGCCACGCTCCGCCACCTCGACCTCGGGAACAACCGcttcgccgacgtcgccgagctGGCGCCGCTCGCGCCGCACGGGGTCGAGTCGCTCGACCTGTACCAGTGCCCCGTCACCAAGGCCAAGGGGTACAGGGACAAGGTGTTCGCGCTGATCCCCAGCCTCAAGTTCTTGGACGGCATGGACGCCGAGGGCAACGACTGCTTGGAttccgacgacgaggaggatgaagaggaggatgagggagaggagggtgaAGGGGaaggtgatgaagaagaagaagaggagggtggagaggaaggggaaggtgATGAGGATGAcgaagaggaaggagatgaagaagaggatgaggaagaaagTGAAGAGGAG GCTGAAGATGAAGAGGATGAAGCTGGTGCcgatgaagaagatgaaagCAAAGTGGCGAATGGAAGCAAAGGGTCTTCAGGATCAGCTCAGCCAAACAAAAGGAAGAGGGACAGTGAAGATGATGCTAACGGAGACAACTGA